One Periophthalmus magnuspinnatus isolate fPerMag1 chromosome 8, fPerMag1.2.pri, whole genome shotgun sequence genomic window carries:
- the raver1 gene encoding ribonucleoprotein PTB-binding 1 yields the protein MAAVVSVSTASKDELTDTGLRYASRPHKEHYDHTTEREKWMPGVDRRHPDLEAKEEDPSAGRETQRRVDEDLTSLSPEEIEARLERTRREFYNRRKIIIKNLPSDITNQEVHELLANYDLKYCFVDKYKGTAFVTLLNGEQAQSAIKEFHQHVLRDREISVQLQPTDALLCIANLPRTLTQQQFEELVRPFGNLERCFLVYSVSTGHSKGYGFVEYMKKDSAARAKSELLGKQLGSRMLYVHWTEVGSLTYPLLHSKCLCVDHLPQSLLTAQDLRNALSDTHVPVFCQLAQGQDGSFRRFAVLEFSTAEMAEEAQRLLDGRLLCGTHIRVSFCAPGPPGRSMLAALIAAQTMAVNRGKGLLPDPTAMQILTGLNNPAALKMLLNPLPQGQKQGILGAAPTLPLLTNPALSVALLQLLLQNQAKAQQAPGLIGDSPLASLPSQQGVHLLQDLPQGLGLQTDPLVPLKPLGRALSRDQESSTAACSFPQTPSPTLQGLSMPLIAAAMGSDGPSPQATSLLGEPPKEMSLSQGPFMNTVFPAGGNGRPHPYRRRPTLSNLSNQPAQQNMQPNFNPCYQEPYTPEFSPLFAENLTYLYEQENLDSGALGLGQQVPQQYSERFSHFSLPPSPPQSYFSSGSDTANNSGLPHLNRAVGMPPNSHTNYPPGFGAVPKTPIGSHKRVFSRLIPSPEPSPEGSYVGQHSQGLGGHYADSYLKRKRIF from the exons ATGGCGGCCGTTGTGTCTGTAAGCACCGCTTCCAAAGATGAACTCACAGACACCGGACTCAGATATGCCTCTCGTCCTCACAAGGAACACTACGACCATACGACCGAGCGCGAAAAGTGGATGCCCGGCGTAGATCGTCGCCATCCAGACCTCGAGGCGAAAGAAGAGGATCCCTCAGCGGGACGCGAGACTCAGCGGAGGGTCGACGAGGACCTGACATCTCTGAGCCCAGAAGAAATTGAGGCCCGCTTAGAAAGAACTCGTCGGGAGTTTTATAATCGCAgaaaaataatcattaaaaaccTCCCATCTGACATTACCAACCAG gagGTCCATGAGCTGCTGGCCAACTATGACCTGAAGTACTGCTTTGTTGACAAGTACAAGGGCACAG CTTTTGTGACACTATTAAATGGAGAACAAGCCCAAAGTGCCATCAAAGAGTTCCACCAGCATGTCCTACGTGATCGGGAGATCTCTGTCCAGTTGCAGCCTACAGATGCTTTGTTGTGTATCGCAAATCTGCCCCGTACTTTGACCCAGCAGCAGTTTGAAGAGCTGGTGCGGCCCTTCGGTAACCTTGAGCGCTGCTTCCTGGTGTATAGTGTCTCCACGGGACACTCCAAAGGCTATGGCTTTGTGGAATACATGAAAAAGGATTCGGCTGCCAGAGCCAAATCGGAGCTCCTTGGAAAACAGCTTGGCTCTCGCATGCTGTACGTCCACTGGACTGAGGTGGGGTCCCTCACATACCCACTTCTACActcaaaatgtctgtgtgtggacCACCTGCCACAGAGTCTGTTGACTGCACAGGACCTCCGCAATGCCCTCTCTGACACGCACGTGCCAGTCTTTTGCCAG ttGGCCCAGGGGCAAGATGGCAGCTTTCGCCGTTTTGCAGTACTGGAGTTCTCCACGGCTGAGATGGCAGAGGAAGCGCAGCGTTTGTTGGATGGCAGGCTACTCTGTGGTACACATATCAGAGTGTCTTTCTGTGCTCCTGGGCCTCCTGGGAGGAGCATGTTGGCAGCTTTGATTGCTGCCCAGACAATG GCTGTGAACCGGGGAAAAGGCCTCCTCCCAGATCCCACAGCCATGCAGATCCTCACAGGCCTTAATAATCCTGCAGCACTTAAAATGCTCCTCAACCCTCTTCCACAGGGACAAAAACAAG ggaTCTTGGGTGCTGCACCGACATTGCCCCTGCTGACCAATCCTGCCCTCTCGGTTGCATTGTTACAGCTGCTCCTTCAGAATCAGGCCAAGGCCCAGCAG GCTCCGGGGCTCATCGGGGACAGTCCTCTGGCATCTCTGCCCAGCCAGCAAGGAGTCCATCTGCTCCAAGACCTGCCCCAAG GTCTGGGACTACAGACGGACCCTCTGGTACCCCTAAAGCCTTTGGGCAGAGCCTTGTCCAGGGATCAGGAATCTTCCACAGCTGCATGCTCTTTCCCTCAGACCCCCTCTCCCACTCTACAGGGGCTGTCCATGCCTCTGATAGCGGCTGCGATGGGGTCAGATGGCCCCTCGCCACAAGCG ACCTCGTTACTTGGTGAACCTCCTAAAGAAATGAGCCTTTCCCAAGGTCCATTTATGAACACAGTTTTTCCTGCAG GGGGAAATGGCAGGCCTCACCCCTACAGAAGGAGACCCACATTAAGTAACTTGTCCAACCAGCCAGCTCAACAGAACATGCAGCCAAATTTCAATCCTTGCTATCAGGAGCCGTACACCCCTGAATTTTCTCCTTTATTTGct gaaaatcTGACATATTTGTATGAACAAGAGAATCTTGATTCTGGAGCATTAGGATTAGGACAGCAG GTTCCTCAACAATACAGTGAGAGGTTTTCCCACTTTAGTCTCCCACCGAGCCCTCCACAGTCATACTTCAGTTCAGGGTCTGATACTGCCAACAATAGTGGCCTTCCACATCTGAACAGA GCAGTGGGGATGCCTCCAAATAGTCACACTAACTACCCCCCTGGTTTTGGAGCTGTCCCTAAG ACTCCCATCGGCAGCCATAAGCGCGTCTTCTCTAGGCTCATTCCGTCTCCTGAGCCCAGCCCTGAGGGGAGTTATGTGGGCCAGCACTCCCAGGGTCTTGGAGGTCACTACGCCGACTCCTACCTGAAGCGCAAACGCATTTTCTAA
- the tyk2 gene encoding non-receptor tyrosine-protein kinase TYK2: MPHRKNCAVSSDMQFTMLRNRSSKKRSRSWPFPGECEPPQNPGVHVYLFWSPEGERYLSHTSGEVTAEELCISAAKAVGITPLCYMFYALYEPHSCCWYSPNHVFTLKENTPLVLYFRMRFYFHNWHGLNENEPKVSRYTPKFGTGQGCSPLFEISSLEYLFAQAKYEFVNEVIQIDDMRSEEELSRFKNESLGMAVLHLSHHALQTNKILQEVAEKNGFHHCIPRSFAKQISKDNLLTKYRMRRIFTNFVQAFQQDTVDKGKLGTQEIMYKYISTLEHLAPRFCTETYCVSHLDLHNDGQGCPYPNTNQDQSASKDNYKVLVPHEIMVCGLKGIQWREVSTQMAQSNLYIRSDYMRKAKQHSIEVNGNTPSAWNSFCDFPEITHIILTEDKVRISTEDNGCMEVHMSSRQEAESFVSLLDGYYRLTADAHHYLCCDVAPPRVVLSVNNTLHGPIQDEFVLMKLKKEAAEEGVFLVRWSVIDYHRLILAVLSKTENGSSPTHKQFRIEYNGSRFCLEGWDKEFSSMKELLNSLKTFILQSGSEIFMVKKCLPPKQRELSNLLVTRKTAERDRQHRNSSEVRFIQIKDKEIVKKKHLGQGTRTNIYSGALVPTNRANLKNDFNEIKVVLKILDNIHKNIALDFFGTASLMRQVSHSHLVFVHGVSVKGSENILVEEYVEFGPLDVFLRREKAQVSPQWKLLVAQQLASALSYLETKQLIHGNVCGKNILVARKGLETGTHPFVKLSDPGIALNVLSREERVERIPWIAPECIESGSFFGNAADQWSFGITLLEICNNGHLPMSSWTLSEKEQFYKQKGSLPQPSSEELTKFISMCLTYEPAERPSFRTVLRELTKIGDSEIILPDPMPQMDPTVYHKRYLTEMRELGAGHFGKVTLYLYDPCNDGTGEFVAVKALKQDGSQVPDGWIKEIETLKSLSHSNIVKYKGCCTELGGQMVQLVMEYVPMGSLHKYARERKLSMPQCLLFAQQICQGMAYLHSERYIHRDLAARNVLVENDNLVKIGDFGLSKYIPEGEVYYRVREDGDSPVYWYAIECLKESKFSFDSDIWSFGVTLYEILTRCDPRESPPSKFNEMKGAEHPQLTVMVLIQMLERQIRLPCPRDCPHEVKIIMDQCWATNRSDRPKFCSLINRFEDIRQRYDIWQSNANFSLAQIC; encoded by the exons ATGCCACACCGGAAAAATTGCGCTGTTAGTAG TGATATGCAGTTTACGATGTTAAGGAATAGATCATCCAAGAAGCGTTCGAGGTCATGGCCTTTTCCAGGCGAGTGTGAGCCTCCTCAAAATCCAGGTGTGCATGTGTACCTCTTCTGGAGTCCGGAAGGGGAACGCTACCTGTCCCACACATCTGGAGAGGTCACAGCAGAGGAGCTGTGCATCTCAGCTGCAAAAGCAGTAG ggaTAACTCCTCTGTGTTACATGTTCTATGCCCTCTATGAACCGCATTCATGTTGCTGGTACAGTCCAAACCATGTGTTCACTTTGAAGGAAAATACCCCTCTGGTGCTTTACTTCCGGATGAG GTTTTACTTCCATAATTGGCATGGTCTTAATGAGAATGAGCCAAAAGTGTCCCGTTATACTCCCAAGTTTGGGACAGGCCAAGGGTGTTCTCCTCTCTTTGAAATTTCATCTTTGGAGTACTTGTTTGCACAG GCAAAATATGAATTTGTGAACGAAGTAATACAAATAGATGATATGCGGTCTGAAGAAGAGTTAAGTCGTTTTAAAAATGAGAGTCTGGGAATGGCTGTACTTCACCTCTCTCACCACGCATTACAGACTAACAAAATATTACAAGAAGTTGCTGAAAAAAATGG CTTCCATCACTGCATTCCAAGGTCTTTTGCCAAACAAATTTCCAAAGACAACTTGCTGACAAAATACCGCATGAGGCGAATATTTACAAACTTTGTCCAGGCATTCCAACAGGACACTGTGGATAAAGGAAAACTTGGAACGCAAGAAATAATGTATAAATACATCTCAACTCTGGAACACTTGGCTCCACGCTTCTGTACTGAAACGTATTGTGTGTCTCACCTGGACCTGCACAACGATGGGCAGGGATGTCCTTACCCCAATACAAATCAGGACCAAAGTGCCTCAAAAGACAACTACAAAGTCCTTGTCCCCCATGAAATAATGGTCTGTGGTTTAAAGGGCATTCAGTGGAGAGAGGTGTCCACCCAAATG GCTCAATCCAACCTGTACATCAGGAGTGACTACATGAGGAAGGCAAAACAGCACTCAATAGAAGTCAATGGAAACACTCCCAGTGCATGGAACTCTTTCTGTGACTTCCCTGAAATCACTCATATCATTCTCACAGAAGATAAAGTGCGCATTAGTACTGAGGACAACGGCTGCATG GAGGTTCACATGAGCTCCAGGCAGGAGGCAGAGTCCTTTGTGTCCCTGCTTGATGGATATTACCGACTCACTGCCGACGCCCACCACTATCTCTGCTGTGATGTGGCACCCCCAAGGGTTGTGCTGAGTGTGAATAATACACTGCATGGACCTATACA GGATGAATTTGTGCTAATGAAACTCAAAAAAGAGGCAGCTGAGGAGGGAGTGTTTCTTGTACGCTGGAGTGTTATTGATTATCATCGCCTCATTCTAGCTGTTCTGAGCAAAACTGAG aACGGATCTTCGCCAACCCACAAGCAGTTTCGGATTGAGTACAATGGATCAAGGTTCTGTCTTGAGGGTTGGGACAAAGAATTTTCCAGTATGAAAGAGCTCTTGAACAGcctaaaaacatttattcttcAATCAGGATCCGAAATTTTTATGGTAAAGAAATGCCTTCCACCCAAACAACGAG AGTTATCCAATCTTCTAGTTACAAGAAAAACAGCAGAAAGGGATCGTCAGCACCGAAACTCATCGGAAGTACGGTTTATTCAAATCAAGGACAAAGAAATTGTGaag AAAAAACATCTGGGTCAGGggaccagaactaacatctactCTGGAGCTCTGGTGCCGACCAATCGAGCAAATTTAAAGAATGACTTCAATGAAATTAAAGTTGTTCTGAAGATTCTTGacaatatacacaaaaacattgcaCTT gatttttttgGAACAGCAAGCCTTATGAGACAAGTATCCCACAGCCATTTGGTTTTTGTACATGGCGTATCTGTCAAAGGATCTGAAA ACATCCTGGTTGAAGAATATGTGGAATTTGGGCCTCTGGATGTCTTCCTTCGCAGAGAAAAGGCACAGGTTTCTCCTCAGTGGAAATTACTAGTTGCACAACAACTTGCAAGTGCCCTAAGTTACCTT GAAACCAAGCAACTGATTCATGGGAATGTTTGTGGTAAGAATATCCTTGTTGCACGAAAAGGGCTGGAGACTGGGACTCATCCTTTTGTGAAGCTGAGTGATCCTGGAATCGCCCTCAATGTTCTTTCAAGAGAAG AGCGTGTGGAGCGCATTCCATGGATTGCCCCTGAATGTATTGAAAGTGGGTCCTTTTTTGGAAATGCTGCTGACCAGTGGAGCTTTGGAATCACACTTCTTGAAATCTGCAATAATGGGCATCTCCCAATGAGTTCCTGGACACTGTCAGAG AAAGAacaattttacaaacaaaaaggCAGTTTACCTCAACCATCTTCAGAGGAGCTGACCAAATTCATCAGTATGTGTTTGACCTATGAACCTGCAGAGAGGCCCTCATTCAGAACTGTACTTAGAGAGCTCACTAAAATTGGAG ATTCTGAAATTATTCTACCTGACCCAATGCCCCAAATGGACCCAACTGTGTACCACAAGCGCTACCTGACAGAGATGAGAGAACTGGGAGCG GGCCACTTTGGAAAGGTTACTCTATACTTATATGACCCTTGCAATGATGGGACTGGAGAGTTTGTGGCAGTAAAGGCCTTGAAACAAGATGGCAGCCAGGTACCAGATGGCTGGATAAAGGAGATTGAAACCCTGAAATCGCTCAGTCACAGCAATATTGTCAAATACAAGGGATGCTGCACTGAACtag GAGGGCAAATGGTGCAACTAGTAATGGAGTATGTTCCTATGGGAAGTCTACACAAGTATGCTCGTGAACGTAAGCTGAGTATGCCCCAGTGCCTTCTCTTTGCTCAGCAGATCTGTCAA GGTATGGCATATTTACATTCTGAGCGTTACATTCACCGAGACCTTGCTGCTCGTAATGTTCTGGTGGAAAATGACAATTTGGTAAAGATTGGAGACTTTGGCTTGTCAAAATACATCCCTGAGGGAGAGGTCTACTACCGTGTACGTGAAGATGGAGACAGCCCAGTGTACTG GTATGCGATTGAATGCTTGAAAGAGAGCAAATTTTCTTTTGATTCTGACATATGGTCATTTGGCGTTACATTGTATGAAATCCTAACACGCTGTGACCCTCGTGAAAGTCCTCCAAGT AAATTCAATGAAATGAAAGGGGCAGAGCATCCCCAGCTGACTGTGATGGTACTCATACAAATGTTGGAGAGACAAATCCGATTGCCCTGTCCTAGAGACTGTCCTCATGAG GTGAAGATCATTATGGATCAGTGCTGGGCCACCAATCGTTCTGATCGGCCAAAATTTTGTTCACTTATTAACAGATTTGAGGATATTCGTCAAAGATATGACATATGGCAATCCAATGCCAACTTTTCTCTTGCCCAGATTTGCTGA
- the LOC117375540 gene encoding hsp90 co-chaperone Cdc37: protein MSRIDYSVWDHIEVSDDEDDTHPNIDTPSLFRWRHQARVERMEEFQKKGEELNKGLSDCRRKLADAQKKLKELSLSTTDDAKAELGKIQTEEKKLKKEERDWEKKIDDYNREEKKMPWNVDTLSKDGFSKSIVNVKPEREETEEEKEQKHKTFVEKYEKQIKHFGMLRRWDDSQKYLSDNPHLVCEETANYLVIMCIDLEVEEKHALMEQVAHQTIVMQFILELAKSLKVDPRGCFRQFFAKIKTADQQYQDAFNDELESFKERVRGRAKIRIEKAMKEYEEEERQKRLGPGGVDPVEVYESLPPEMQKCFDEKDIQMLQDVISKMDPTEAKIHMKRCIDSGLWVPNAKTDEGEEKEEEATYEEVKQEQEESKKE from the exons ATGTCCAGAATAGATTACAGTGTTTGGGACCACATTGAGGTGTCCGATGATGAAGACGATACCCACCCAAATATCGACACCCCGAGCCTGTTCAGATGGAGACACCAG GCACGTGTTGAGCGAATGGAAGAATTTCAAAAGAAGGGTGAAGAATTAAATAAAGGACTCAGCGATTGTCGACGCAAGCTTGCAGATGCACAGAAGAAATTAAAGGAGCTGAGTTTGTCAACAACGGATGATGCAAAAGCGGAGCTCGGCAAAATCCAGACTGAGGAGAAGAAACTTAAAAAGGAAGAGCGAGATTGGGAGAAAAAAATAGATGATTATAATcgagaggagaagaagatgcCCTGGAATGTTGATACACTCAGCAAAGACGGTTTCAGTAAG aGCATCGTAAATGTCAAACCTGAAAGGGAAGAAactgaagaggagaaggagcaaaAGCACAAAACCTTTGTTGAGAAATATGAAAAGCAGATTAAGCATTTTG GCATGTTGCGACGTTGGGATGACAGCCAAAAGTATCTGTCTGATAATCCACATCTAGTATGTGAGGAAACCGCAAACTACTTAGTTATTATGTGCATTGACCTTGAAGTTGAGGAG aaacatGCCCTAATGGAGCAGGTTGCCCATCAGACCATTGTTATGCAGTTCATTTTAGAATTGGCCAAGAGTCTGAAGGTGGATCCCCGTGGTTGCTTCCGACagttttttgctaaaattaag ACTGCAGACCAGCAATACCAAGATGCTTTCAATGATGAGCTAGAGTCTTTTAAGGAGCGTGTTCGTGGTAGGGCAAAGATCCGTATTGAAAAGGCCATGAAAGAgtatgaagaagaggagagacaaaaaCGACTGGGACCAGGCGGAGTAGACCCGGTTGAAGTTTATGAATCTCTTCCCCCT GAAATGCAGAAATGCTTTGATGAGAAGGATATCCAAATGTTACAAGATGTAATAAGCAAAATGGACCCAACA GAGGCGAAGATTCACATGAAAAGATGCATAGATTCAGGACTGTGGGTcccaaatgcaaaaacagatgaaggtgaggaaaaggaggaggaggccacATATGAGGAAGTAAAACAGGAACAAGAAGAATCAAAGAAAGAGTGA